In Natronomonas halophila, one DNA window encodes the following:
- a CDS encoding AI-2E family transporter — translation MDENKAVVTAFGIAVGAATAYVIYRFIAAFTVAVFLYYSTRRFYKYLERLRIPARTRAVLTLSLLGVPLLFLLSYTLVLMVLEVRRFVQENPFVLSTVEDTPWFQNTEGLPELTIDGLIHAYQSGQMDPFIQFALDQAGFITEILSSFVLNLFIIFVVTYYLLIEGWKIREWLLQFEDGATARDFFEAADDELEAVLYGNLLNVIAISIIAVVSYLGYNAVVPSIAHVPYPVLAGVLTGIASLIPVVGMKIIYVPLAAAAGAPIVLNNELSMLVYIGGFLVVAVIIVDTIPDLLLRPFLSGNRTHVGLLLLAYIFGPIIFGFYGLFLAPIILVLALTFADVALPRMLGADVDSEDGLPADQRRLDEF, via the coding sequence ATGGACGAGAACAAAGCGGTGGTGACGGCGTTCGGTATCGCCGTCGGCGCGGCCACCGCCTACGTTATCTATCGGTTCATCGCGGCGTTTACCGTCGCCGTGTTCCTTTATTATTCGACCCGGCGGTTCTACAAATACCTCGAACGGCTTCGCATCCCGGCCCGAACCCGCGCAGTGTTGACGCTGTCGTTGCTCGGGGTTCCGTTGCTGTTCCTGCTCAGTTATACGCTCGTGTTGATGGTACTGGAGGTCCGGCGGTTCGTTCAGGAGAACCCGTTCGTCCTGTCGACCGTCGAGGACACGCCGTGGTTCCAGAACACCGAGGGGCTTCCGGAGTTGACGATAGACGGCCTGATACACGCCTATCAGAGCGGGCAGATGGACCCCTTCATCCAGTTCGCGCTCGACCAGGCGGGGTTCATCACCGAGATTCTGTCGTCGTTCGTGCTGAACCTGTTTATCATCTTCGTCGTCACCTACTACCTGCTCATCGAGGGCTGGAAGATTCGGGAGTGGCTCCTCCAGTTCGAGGACGGGGCGACGGCGCGTGACTTCTTCGAGGCGGCCGACGATGAACTGGAGGCCGTCCTCTACGGGAACCTGCTGAACGTCATCGCGATCTCGATCATCGCCGTCGTCTCCTATCTCGGATATAACGCGGTGGTGCCGTCGATAGCCCACGTTCCGTATCCGGTGCTCGCAGGGGTGTTGACCGGTATCGCGAGCCTGATTCCCGTCGTCGGGATGAAAATCATCTACGTGCCGCTGGCGGCCGCGGCCGGCGCCCCCATCGTGCTGAACAACGAACTGTCGATGCTGGTCTACATCGGGGGATTCCTCGTCGTCGCCGTCATCATCGTCGATACGATTCCGGACCTGCTGTTGCGGCCGTTCCTCAGCGGCAACCGGACCCACGTCGGTCTGCTGCTTTTGGCCTACATCTTCGGGCCCATTATTTTCGGGTTCTACGGGCTCTTTTTGGCACCGATAATCCTCGTGTTGGCGCTGACGTTCGCGGACGTGGCGTTGCCGCGGATGCTCGGCGCGGACGTCGACTCGGAGGACGGACTCCCGGCGGACCAGCGTCGACTCGACGAGTTCTAG
- a CDS encoding DUF7553 family protein — protein MNKHFEDARYYLKRAGTTAKAGVAEELEPVREKARNLMDREEEEPEPGRFEEVKQELTELQEKAEGETREAIRDAREKLDNYRGQRAEQ, from the coding sequence ATGAACAAACACTTCGAAGACGCCCGATACTACCTGAAGCGTGCCGGAACCACCGCGAAAGCAGGTGTCGCGGAAGAACTCGAACCGGTCCGCGAGAAGGCTCGGAACCTCATGGACCGCGAGGAAGAAGAGCCCGAACCCGGGCGATTCGAAGAGGTCAAGCAGGAACTCACGGAGCTGCAGGAGAAGGCCGAAGGCGAGACTCGCGAGGCAATCCGGGACGCCCGCGAAAAACTCGACAACTACCGCGGCCAGCGCGCCGAACAGTAA
- a CDS encoding DUF7504 family protein has translation MSTMRSRCDDPALAVDPPANVLLEAPSLSEGGMSICPHIKAETDAERNLLFVSLSGNPDSRLDMWRRHGGLPGKVAIITADNTRSVAASGGGSTTRQSGETVISTTTVSEPSDLTGIGIKMNNCLSAWEDDDARTHVCFDSLTTLLQYVDTERVFQYLHVTTKRIEAVDGVAHYHIDPNAHDDQTLATIESLFSDVCRYDTETDDWVEA, from the coding sequence ATGAGCACTATGCGTAGTCGTTGTGACGACCCCGCGTTGGCGGTGGACCCGCCCGCGAACGTGCTTCTGGAGGCGCCGTCGTTATCGGAGGGTGGGATGTCTATCTGTCCGCATATCAAGGCGGAGACGGACGCGGAGCGGAATCTGCTTTTCGTATCGCTGTCGGGAAACCCGGACAGTCGGCTCGATATGTGGCGTCGACACGGGGGCCTCCCCGGGAAAGTCGCCATAATTACGGCCGATAACACCCGCAGTGTGGCCGCTTCCGGCGGCGGTTCGACGACCCGCCAGTCCGGCGAAACGGTCATCTCGACGACGACGGTCTCCGAACCGAGCGACCTGACCGGTATCGGTATCAAAATGAACAACTGCCTGTCCGCCTGGGAGGACGACGACGCTCGCACGCACGTCTGCTTCGATTCGCTCACGACGTTGCTGCAGTACGTCGACACCGAACGGGTGTTCCAGTATCTCCACGTGACGACCAAACGCATCGAGGCTGTCGACGGCGTGGCCCACTATCACATCGACCCGAACGCACACGACGACCAGACGCTGGCGACGATAGAGAGCCTCTTTTCGGACGTCTGCCGGTACGATACGGAGACCGACGACTGGGTCGAAGCCTGA